One segment of Anguilla anguilla isolate fAngAng1 chromosome 1, fAngAng1.pri, whole genome shotgun sequence DNA contains the following:
- the esrp1 gene encoding epithelial splicing regulatory protein 1 isoform X4, with protein sequence MTTNIDNLVVLFATTSGASGDLLGSDEKELIQLVWQVVDLANKKTGKLNEVFIRPKHLELTDECKEESGVAEETISSAEPLGNALNQFNQRLIAEVDGASLCLCTDGQLHIRQVIHPEASSKNIMLPECFYSFFDLRKEFKKNFPSSADLKDLDIQVMANYLNITTDSSADTSAALNVQSMASIVLALISEPVCYNFTHPERVNEKFETGTCSKMERVDDNTVIRARGLPWQSSDQDIARFFRGLNIAKGGAALCLNAQGRRNGEALVRFVNEEHRDLALQRHKHHMGNRYIEVYKATGEDFLKIAGGTSNEVAHFLSKENQIIVRMRGLPFTATAEDVLLFFSPACPVTGGKDGILFVKYPDGRPTGDAFVLFSCEEYAQNALKKHKEILGKRYIELFKSTAAEVQQVLNRYTSAPLIPIAPAPIIPVLPQPPFVPPPGVRDCVRLRGLPYIATIEDILEFLGEFTADIRPHGVHMVLNQQGRPSGDSFIQMKSAERAFMTAQKCHKKTMKDRYVEVFQCSAEEMNIVLMGGTLNRNGLSPPPCLSPPSYTFPPQTAVVPADATALYQPQVLLNPRPMQPTPAFYPASAQLFMNYTAYYPSPPGSPTSLNYFPSHTSAPTLGAQPGALVRMHGLAYNNGVKEILNIVQGYQYASEDGLVHSHDQARKLLAHPQEWVCI encoded by the exons ATGACGACGAATATAGACAACTTGGTGGTGTTATTTGCCACAACATCTGGTGCCAGTGGGGATTTACTGGGGTCAGACGAAAAGGAACTCATTCAGTTGGTGTGGCAAGTTGTGGACCTGGCGAACAAGAAG ACTGGGAAACTGAATGAAGTTTTCATCAGACCTAAACATTTGGAATTGACGGACGAATGTAAAGAAGAAAGTGGGGTTGCCGAAGAAACCATCTCTTCAGCCGAACCATTGGGAAATGCGTTAAACCAG TTTAATCAAAGGCTCATTGCTGAGGTGGATGGGGCTTCCCTCTGTTTATGCACTGATGGTCAGCTTCATATTCGTCAAGTTATTCACCCTGAAGCTTCAAGCAAG AATATCATGCTGCCAGAATGTTTCTATTCCTTTTTCGACCTGCGAAAAGAATTCAAGAAAAACTTCCCTTCGTCAGCAGATTTGAAGGATCTAGACATTCAAGTCATGGCAAACT ATCTGAATATAACCACAGACTCATCAGCCGACACGTCTGCAGCACTGAATGTCCAGTCTATGGCCAGCATTGTCCTTGCACTTATCTCAGAACCTGTCT GTTACAATTTCACCCATCCTGAGAGAGTCAATGAAAAATTTGAAACTGGCACTTG CAGTAAGATGGAGAGAGTGGATGACAACACTGTGATCCGGGCTCGAGGCCTCCCCTGGCAGTCCTCAGACCAGGACATCGCCCGTTTCTTCAGGGGTCTCAACATCGCAAA AGGGGGGGCAGCACTGTGTCTTAACGCCCAGGGCCGGAGGAATGGGGAAGCCCTTGTTCGGTTTGTGAATGAGGAGCACAGAGACCTAGCCCTGCAGAGACACAAGCACCACATGGGGAACCGATACATAGAG GTATACAAGGCAACCGGTGAAGACTTTCTCAAAATAGCTGGAG gCACATCGAACGAGGtggcccacttcctgtccaaaGAGAACCAGATTATTGTGCGCATGCGAGGCCTTCCCTTCACTGCCACGGCCGAGGATGTGCTGCTCTTCTTCTCTCCCGCCTGCCCCGTCACCGGGGGTAAGGACGGCATCCTCTTCGTCAAGTACCCCGACGGCCGGCCCACCGGGGACGCCTTCGTGCTCTTCTCCTGCGAGGAGTACGCCCAGAACGCTCTCAAGAAGCACAAGGAGATCCTGGGGAAGCGCTACATCGAGCTGTTCAAGAGCACAGCGGCAGAGGTGCAGCAG GTATTGAACAGGTACACATCAGCCCCCCTCATCCCCATCGCTCCCGCTCCCATTATACCTGTGCTACCTCAGCCCCCCTTCGTCCCCCCGCCGGGAGTGCGGGACTGCGTCCGTCTGAGGGGGCTCCCCTACATCGCCACCATCGAGGACATCCTGGAGTTCCTGGGGGAGTTCACCGCTGATATCAGGCCCCACGGCGTCCACATGGTGCTGAACCAGCAG GGCCGGCCTTCCGGGGACTCCTTCATCCAGATGAAGTCAGCGGAGAGGGCCTTCATGACAGCCCAGAAGTGCCACAAGAAGACCATGAAGGACCGCTACGTGGAGGTGTTCCAGTGCTCCGCCGAGGAGATGAACATTGTGTTAATGGGGGGCACGTTGAACAGGAATGGCTTGTCCCCACCGCCAT gcctctctcccccctcctacACCTTCCCTCCCCAAACAGCGGTCGTGCCTGCAGACGCCACGGCCCTCTATCAGCCCCAGGTTCTGCTGAACCCCCGCCCCATGCAGCCCACCCCTGCTTTCTACCCCGCCAGTGCCCAGCTCTTCATGAACTACACCGCCTATTACCCCAG CCCCCCTGGCTCACCAACCAGCCTGAACTATTTCCCCTCCCACACCAGTGCTCCCACCTTGGGGGCCCAACCCGGAGCCTTGGTCAGGATGCATGGTCTGGCCTACAACAATGGAGTCAAAGAGATCCTGAACATCGTCCAAGGCTACCAG TACGCATCTGAAGATGGACTTGTGCACTCACATGACCAAGCCAGGAAATTACTTGCTCATCCCCAAGAGTGGGTTTGTATTTAA
- the esrp1 gene encoding epithelial splicing regulatory protein 1 isoform X1, with translation MTTNIDNLVVLFATTSGASGDLLGSDEKELIQLVWQVVDLANKKTGKLNEVFIRPKHLELTDECKEESGVAEETISSAEPLGNALNQFNQRLIAEVDGASLCLCTDGQLHIRQVIHPEASSKNIMLPECFYSFFDLRKEFKKNFPSSADLKDLDIQVMANYLNITTDSSADTSAALNVQSMASIVLALISEPVCYNFTHPERVNEKFETGTCSKMERVDDNTVIRARGLPWQSSDQDIARFFRGLNIAKGGAALCLNAQGRRNGEALVRFVNEEHRDLALQRHKHHMGNRYIEVYKATGEDFLKIAGGTSNEVAHFLSKENQIIVRMRGLPFTATAEDVLLFFSPACPVTGGKDGILFVKYPDGRPTGDAFVLFSCEEYAQNALKKHKEILGKRYIELFKSTAAEVQQVLNRYTSAPLIPIAPAPIIPVLPQPPFVPPPGVRDCVRLRGLPYIATIEDILEFLGEFTADIRPHGVHMVLNQQGRPSGDSFIQMKSAERAFMTAQKCHKKTMKDRYVEVFQCSAEEMNIVLMGGTLNRNGLSPPPCKLRRLSPPSYTFPPQTAVVPADATALYQPQVLLNPRPMQPTPAFYPASAQLFMNYTAYYPSPPGSPTSLNYFPSHTSAPTLGAQPGALVRMHGLAYNNGVKEILNIVQGYQSPPESMALVNSLCGQPSSSDALVTLPALLSAKQSLQDRGHMHLGGPFLDLQLL, from the exons ATGACGACGAATATAGACAACTTGGTGGTGTTATTTGCCACAACATCTGGTGCCAGTGGGGATTTACTGGGGTCAGACGAAAAGGAACTCATTCAGTTGGTGTGGCAAGTTGTGGACCTGGCGAACAAGAAG ACTGGGAAACTGAATGAAGTTTTCATCAGACCTAAACATTTGGAATTGACGGACGAATGTAAAGAAGAAAGTGGGGTTGCCGAAGAAACCATCTCTTCAGCCGAACCATTGGGAAATGCGTTAAACCAG TTTAATCAAAGGCTCATTGCTGAGGTGGATGGGGCTTCCCTCTGTTTATGCACTGATGGTCAGCTTCATATTCGTCAAGTTATTCACCCTGAAGCTTCAAGCAAG AATATCATGCTGCCAGAATGTTTCTATTCCTTTTTCGACCTGCGAAAAGAATTCAAGAAAAACTTCCCTTCGTCAGCAGATTTGAAGGATCTAGACATTCAAGTCATGGCAAACT ATCTGAATATAACCACAGACTCATCAGCCGACACGTCTGCAGCACTGAATGTCCAGTCTATGGCCAGCATTGTCCTTGCACTTATCTCAGAACCTGTCT GTTACAATTTCACCCATCCTGAGAGAGTCAATGAAAAATTTGAAACTGGCACTTG CAGTAAGATGGAGAGAGTGGATGACAACACTGTGATCCGGGCTCGAGGCCTCCCCTGGCAGTCCTCAGACCAGGACATCGCCCGTTTCTTCAGGGGTCTCAACATCGCAAA AGGGGGGGCAGCACTGTGTCTTAACGCCCAGGGCCGGAGGAATGGGGAAGCCCTTGTTCGGTTTGTGAATGAGGAGCACAGAGACCTAGCCCTGCAGAGACACAAGCACCACATGGGGAACCGATACATAGAG GTATACAAGGCAACCGGTGAAGACTTTCTCAAAATAGCTGGAG gCACATCGAACGAGGtggcccacttcctgtccaaaGAGAACCAGATTATTGTGCGCATGCGAGGCCTTCCCTTCACTGCCACGGCCGAGGATGTGCTGCTCTTCTTCTCTCCCGCCTGCCCCGTCACCGGGGGTAAGGACGGCATCCTCTTCGTCAAGTACCCCGACGGCCGGCCCACCGGGGACGCCTTCGTGCTCTTCTCCTGCGAGGAGTACGCCCAGAACGCTCTCAAGAAGCACAAGGAGATCCTGGGGAAGCGCTACATCGAGCTGTTCAAGAGCACAGCGGCAGAGGTGCAGCAG GTATTGAACAGGTACACATCAGCCCCCCTCATCCCCATCGCTCCCGCTCCCATTATACCTGTGCTACCTCAGCCCCCCTTCGTCCCCCCGCCGGGAGTGCGGGACTGCGTCCGTCTGAGGGGGCTCCCCTACATCGCCACCATCGAGGACATCCTGGAGTTCCTGGGGGAGTTCACCGCTGATATCAGGCCCCACGGCGTCCACATGGTGCTGAACCAGCAG GGCCGGCCTTCCGGGGACTCCTTCATCCAGATGAAGTCAGCGGAGAGGGCCTTCATGACAGCCCAGAAGTGCCACAAGAAGACCATGAAGGACCGCTACGTGGAGGTGTTCCAGTGCTCCGCCGAGGAGATGAACATTGTGTTAATGGGGGGCACGTTGAACAGGAATGGCTTGTCCCCACCGCCATGTAAGTTACGAC gcctctctcccccctcctacACCTTCCCTCCCCAAACAGCGGTCGTGCCTGCAGACGCCACGGCCCTCTATCAGCCCCAGGTTCTGCTGAACCCCCGCCCCATGCAGCCCACCCCTGCTTTCTACCCCGCCAGTGCCCAGCTCTTCATGAACTACACCGCCTATTACCCCAG CCCCCCTGGCTCACCAACCAGCCTGAACTATTTCCCCTCCCACACCAGTGCTCCCACCTTGGGGGCCCAACCCGGAGCCTTGGTCAGGATGCATGGTCTGGCCTACAACAATGGAGTCAAAGAGATCCTGAACATCGTCCAAGGCTACCAG AGTCCTCCTGAATCTATGGCTCTTGTGAATAGCCTCTGTGGACAGCCCAGTAGCAGCGATGCCCTCGTGACCCTCCCAGCTTTACTGTCAGCAAAGCAGTCGCTTCAAGACAGGGGCCACATGCACCTTGGGGGCCCCTTCCTGGATCTGCAGCTGCTGTAG
- the esrp1 gene encoding epithelial splicing regulatory protein 1 isoform X3, which translates to MTTNIDNLVVLFATTSGASGDLLGSDEKELIQLVWQVVDLANKKTGKLNEVFIRPKHLELTDECKEESGVAEETISSAEPLGNALNQFNQRLIAEVDGASLCLCTDGQLHIRQVIHPEASSKNIMLPECFYSFFDLRKEFKKNFPSSADLKDLDIQVMANYLNITTDSSADTSAALNVQSMASIVLALISEPVCYNFTHPERVNEKFETGTCSKMERVDDNTVIRARGLPWQSSDQDIARFFRGLNIAKGGAALCLNAQGRRNGEALVRFVNEEHRDLALQRHKHHMGNRYIEVYKATGEDFLKIAGGTSNEVAHFLSKENQIIVRMRGLPFTATAEDVLLFFSPACPVTGGKDGILFVKYPDGRPTGDAFVLFSCEEYAQNALKKHKEILGKRYIELFKSTAAEVQQVLNRYTSAPLIPIAPAPIIPVLPQPPFVPPPGVRDCVRLRGLPYIATIEDILEFLGEFTADIRPHGVHMVLNQQGRPSGDSFIQMKSAERAFMTAQKCHKKTMKDRYVEVFQCSAEEMNIVLMGGTLNRNGLSPPPCKLRRLSPPSYTFPPQTAVVPADATALYQPQVLLNPRPMQPTPAFYPASAQLFMNYTAYYPSPPGSPTSLNYFPSHTSAPTLGAQPGALVRMHGLAYNNGVKEILNIVQGYQYASEDGLVHSHDQARKLLAHPQEWVCI; encoded by the exons ATGACGACGAATATAGACAACTTGGTGGTGTTATTTGCCACAACATCTGGTGCCAGTGGGGATTTACTGGGGTCAGACGAAAAGGAACTCATTCAGTTGGTGTGGCAAGTTGTGGACCTGGCGAACAAGAAG ACTGGGAAACTGAATGAAGTTTTCATCAGACCTAAACATTTGGAATTGACGGACGAATGTAAAGAAGAAAGTGGGGTTGCCGAAGAAACCATCTCTTCAGCCGAACCATTGGGAAATGCGTTAAACCAG TTTAATCAAAGGCTCATTGCTGAGGTGGATGGGGCTTCCCTCTGTTTATGCACTGATGGTCAGCTTCATATTCGTCAAGTTATTCACCCTGAAGCTTCAAGCAAG AATATCATGCTGCCAGAATGTTTCTATTCCTTTTTCGACCTGCGAAAAGAATTCAAGAAAAACTTCCCTTCGTCAGCAGATTTGAAGGATCTAGACATTCAAGTCATGGCAAACT ATCTGAATATAACCACAGACTCATCAGCCGACACGTCTGCAGCACTGAATGTCCAGTCTATGGCCAGCATTGTCCTTGCACTTATCTCAGAACCTGTCT GTTACAATTTCACCCATCCTGAGAGAGTCAATGAAAAATTTGAAACTGGCACTTG CAGTAAGATGGAGAGAGTGGATGACAACACTGTGATCCGGGCTCGAGGCCTCCCCTGGCAGTCCTCAGACCAGGACATCGCCCGTTTCTTCAGGGGTCTCAACATCGCAAA AGGGGGGGCAGCACTGTGTCTTAACGCCCAGGGCCGGAGGAATGGGGAAGCCCTTGTTCGGTTTGTGAATGAGGAGCACAGAGACCTAGCCCTGCAGAGACACAAGCACCACATGGGGAACCGATACATAGAG GTATACAAGGCAACCGGTGAAGACTTTCTCAAAATAGCTGGAG gCACATCGAACGAGGtggcccacttcctgtccaaaGAGAACCAGATTATTGTGCGCATGCGAGGCCTTCCCTTCACTGCCACGGCCGAGGATGTGCTGCTCTTCTTCTCTCCCGCCTGCCCCGTCACCGGGGGTAAGGACGGCATCCTCTTCGTCAAGTACCCCGACGGCCGGCCCACCGGGGACGCCTTCGTGCTCTTCTCCTGCGAGGAGTACGCCCAGAACGCTCTCAAGAAGCACAAGGAGATCCTGGGGAAGCGCTACATCGAGCTGTTCAAGAGCACAGCGGCAGAGGTGCAGCAG GTATTGAACAGGTACACATCAGCCCCCCTCATCCCCATCGCTCCCGCTCCCATTATACCTGTGCTACCTCAGCCCCCCTTCGTCCCCCCGCCGGGAGTGCGGGACTGCGTCCGTCTGAGGGGGCTCCCCTACATCGCCACCATCGAGGACATCCTGGAGTTCCTGGGGGAGTTCACCGCTGATATCAGGCCCCACGGCGTCCACATGGTGCTGAACCAGCAG GGCCGGCCTTCCGGGGACTCCTTCATCCAGATGAAGTCAGCGGAGAGGGCCTTCATGACAGCCCAGAAGTGCCACAAGAAGACCATGAAGGACCGCTACGTGGAGGTGTTCCAGTGCTCCGCCGAGGAGATGAACATTGTGTTAATGGGGGGCACGTTGAACAGGAATGGCTTGTCCCCACCGCCATGTAAGTTACGAC gcctctctcccccctcctacACCTTCCCTCCCCAAACAGCGGTCGTGCCTGCAGACGCCACGGCCCTCTATCAGCCCCAGGTTCTGCTGAACCCCCGCCCCATGCAGCCCACCCCTGCTTTCTACCCCGCCAGTGCCCAGCTCTTCATGAACTACACCGCCTATTACCCCAG CCCCCCTGGCTCACCAACCAGCCTGAACTATTTCCCCTCCCACACCAGTGCTCCCACCTTGGGGGCCCAACCCGGAGCCTTGGTCAGGATGCATGGTCTGGCCTACAACAATGGAGTCAAAGAGATCCTGAACATCGTCCAAGGCTACCAG TACGCATCTGAAGATGGACTTGTGCACTCACATGACCAAGCCAGGAAATTACTTGCTCATCCCCAAGAGTGGGTTTGTATTTAA
- the esrp1 gene encoding epithelial splicing regulatory protein 1 isoform X2, translating to MTTNIDNLVVLFATTSGASGDLLGSDEKELIQLVWQVVDLANKKTGKLNEVFIRPKHLELTDECKEESGVAEETISSAEPLGNALNQFNQRLIAEVDGASLCLCTDGQLHIRQVIHPEASSKNIMLPECFYSFFDLRKEFKKNFPSSADLKDLDIQVMANYLNITTDSSADTSAALNVQSMASIVLALISEPVCYNFTHPERVNEKFETGTCSKMERVDDNTVIRARGLPWQSSDQDIARFFRGLNIAKGGAALCLNAQGRRNGEALVRFVNEEHRDLALQRHKHHMGNRYIEVYKATGEDFLKIAGGTSNEVAHFLSKENQIIVRMRGLPFTATAEDVLLFFSPACPVTGGKDGILFVKYPDGRPTGDAFVLFSCEEYAQNALKKHKEILGKRYIELFKSTAAEVQQVLNRYTSAPLIPIAPAPIIPVLPQPPFVPPPGVRDCVRLRGLPYIATIEDILEFLGEFTADIRPHGVHMVLNQQGRPSGDSFIQMKSAERAFMTAQKCHKKTMKDRYVEVFQCSAEEMNIVLMGGTLNRNGLSPPPCLSPPSYTFPPQTAVVPADATALYQPQVLLNPRPMQPTPAFYPASAQLFMNYTAYYPSPPGSPTSLNYFPSHTSAPTLGAQPGALVRMHGLAYNNGVKEILNIVQGYQSPPESMALVNSLCGQPSSSDALVTLPALLSAKQSLQDRGHMHLGGPFLDLQLL from the exons ATGACGACGAATATAGACAACTTGGTGGTGTTATTTGCCACAACATCTGGTGCCAGTGGGGATTTACTGGGGTCAGACGAAAAGGAACTCATTCAGTTGGTGTGGCAAGTTGTGGACCTGGCGAACAAGAAG ACTGGGAAACTGAATGAAGTTTTCATCAGACCTAAACATTTGGAATTGACGGACGAATGTAAAGAAGAAAGTGGGGTTGCCGAAGAAACCATCTCTTCAGCCGAACCATTGGGAAATGCGTTAAACCAG TTTAATCAAAGGCTCATTGCTGAGGTGGATGGGGCTTCCCTCTGTTTATGCACTGATGGTCAGCTTCATATTCGTCAAGTTATTCACCCTGAAGCTTCAAGCAAG AATATCATGCTGCCAGAATGTTTCTATTCCTTTTTCGACCTGCGAAAAGAATTCAAGAAAAACTTCCCTTCGTCAGCAGATTTGAAGGATCTAGACATTCAAGTCATGGCAAACT ATCTGAATATAACCACAGACTCATCAGCCGACACGTCTGCAGCACTGAATGTCCAGTCTATGGCCAGCATTGTCCTTGCACTTATCTCAGAACCTGTCT GTTACAATTTCACCCATCCTGAGAGAGTCAATGAAAAATTTGAAACTGGCACTTG CAGTAAGATGGAGAGAGTGGATGACAACACTGTGATCCGGGCTCGAGGCCTCCCCTGGCAGTCCTCAGACCAGGACATCGCCCGTTTCTTCAGGGGTCTCAACATCGCAAA AGGGGGGGCAGCACTGTGTCTTAACGCCCAGGGCCGGAGGAATGGGGAAGCCCTTGTTCGGTTTGTGAATGAGGAGCACAGAGACCTAGCCCTGCAGAGACACAAGCACCACATGGGGAACCGATACATAGAG GTATACAAGGCAACCGGTGAAGACTTTCTCAAAATAGCTGGAG gCACATCGAACGAGGtggcccacttcctgtccaaaGAGAACCAGATTATTGTGCGCATGCGAGGCCTTCCCTTCACTGCCACGGCCGAGGATGTGCTGCTCTTCTTCTCTCCCGCCTGCCCCGTCACCGGGGGTAAGGACGGCATCCTCTTCGTCAAGTACCCCGACGGCCGGCCCACCGGGGACGCCTTCGTGCTCTTCTCCTGCGAGGAGTACGCCCAGAACGCTCTCAAGAAGCACAAGGAGATCCTGGGGAAGCGCTACATCGAGCTGTTCAAGAGCACAGCGGCAGAGGTGCAGCAG GTATTGAACAGGTACACATCAGCCCCCCTCATCCCCATCGCTCCCGCTCCCATTATACCTGTGCTACCTCAGCCCCCCTTCGTCCCCCCGCCGGGAGTGCGGGACTGCGTCCGTCTGAGGGGGCTCCCCTACATCGCCACCATCGAGGACATCCTGGAGTTCCTGGGGGAGTTCACCGCTGATATCAGGCCCCACGGCGTCCACATGGTGCTGAACCAGCAG GGCCGGCCTTCCGGGGACTCCTTCATCCAGATGAAGTCAGCGGAGAGGGCCTTCATGACAGCCCAGAAGTGCCACAAGAAGACCATGAAGGACCGCTACGTGGAGGTGTTCCAGTGCTCCGCCGAGGAGATGAACATTGTGTTAATGGGGGGCACGTTGAACAGGAATGGCTTGTCCCCACCGCCAT gcctctctcccccctcctacACCTTCCCTCCCCAAACAGCGGTCGTGCCTGCAGACGCCACGGCCCTCTATCAGCCCCAGGTTCTGCTGAACCCCCGCCCCATGCAGCCCACCCCTGCTTTCTACCCCGCCAGTGCCCAGCTCTTCATGAACTACACCGCCTATTACCCCAG CCCCCCTGGCTCACCAACCAGCCTGAACTATTTCCCCTCCCACACCAGTGCTCCCACCTTGGGGGCCCAACCCGGAGCCTTGGTCAGGATGCATGGTCTGGCCTACAACAATGGAGTCAAAGAGATCCTGAACATCGTCCAAGGCTACCAG AGTCCTCCTGAATCTATGGCTCTTGTGAATAGCCTCTGTGGACAGCCCAGTAGCAGCGATGCCCTCGTGACCCTCCCAGCTTTACTGTCAGCAAAGCAGTCGCTTCAAGACAGGGGCCACATGCACCTTGGGGGCCCCTTCCTGGATCTGCAGCTGCTGTAG